A single window of Syntrophotalea acetylenica DNA harbors:
- a CDS encoding indolepyruvate oxidoreductase subunit beta → MKDKVTNILISGVGGQGILLASEVLSEVLMLAGYDVKKSEIHGMAQRGGSVVSHIRYGAKVFSSIIPEGQGDILLGFELLETYRYLPLLRQGAKVVANDLKILPPPVTLGREKYPENIPQKIRQAFPDTLVMDGLAVASRAGNPRTANIALLGALSTALPIETSYWYETLQKMVPERFLEVNIKAFDLGRQTAASQI, encoded by the coding sequence ATGAAGGATAAAGTGACCAATATTCTTATTTCCGGGGTAGGGGGACAGGGCATCCTTCTGGCCAGCGAAGTTCTGTCCGAGGTTCTGATGCTGGCCGGATACGACGTCAAAAAAAGTGAAATTCACGGTATGGCGCAGCGAGGCGGCAGTGTCGTTTCCCATATACGCTATGGAGCCAAGGTCTTTTCTTCGATTATTCCTGAAGGGCAGGGAGATATTCTGCTGGGATTCGAATTGCTTGAAACCTATCGGTACCTGCCGTTGCTGCGGCAGGGCGCCAAGGTGGTAGCCAACGATCTTAAAATCCTGCCGCCGCCAGTGACTCTTGGCAGGGAAAAATATCCTGAAAACATTCCACAGAAAATCCGGCAGGCGTTTCCCGACACCCTCGTGATGGATGGCCTCGCCGTGGCATCCCGCGCCGGCAATCCGCGGACCGCCAACATCGCCCTGCTGGGTGCTTTGTCCACCGCTTTGCCCATCGAGACCAGCTACTGGTACGAAACGCTGCAGAAAATGGTGCCGGAGCGGTTTCTGGAGGTCAATATCAAGGCGTTCGACCTGGGGCGGCAGACTGCCGCCAGCCAGATCTGA
- the iorA gene encoding indolepyruvate ferredoxin oxidoreductase subunit alpha, translating into MKRTMLSGNEAIARGAFEAGVKVASAYPGTPSTEILENIARYSTIDASWAPNEKVALEVGIGASFGGGRALVAMKHVGVNVAADPLFTLSYTGVRGGLVLVTADDPELHSSQNEQDNRNYAKFAKIPMFEPSDSQEALDFTRLALEVSERFDTPVMLRTTTRISHSKSVVEPGEPAAGPSTAGCIEKNPAKFVMLPGNARKRHTVVEERLRSMEEWACHQSFNRIEVGEGKVGVITSGVSYLYAKEILPDADILKLGLVYPLPKQLIRDFASRYDTLYVIEELDPFIEEQVRALGIAVHGKDLLPICGELTPARLNKALTAKDVQNYFVPSEPLPNRPPNMCPGCPHRSIFYSLNRLKAFVTGDIGCYTLGFMEPLSAMDTCICMGASIGNATGMTKVLDPEEARRVVAVIGDSTFLHTGINGLMDMVYNKSTATVLILDNRITAMTGRQENPGSGYTLMGEETTRIDLEALCRSVGVKHVTVIDPYDIEHTRNVIKTEMQRPEVSVVIARRPCMLVKRDPVKRQPSLAVDADKCTGCRACLQLGCPAIEWQPDAGDKGKAVINPLLCCGCGLCSQMCHFDAIGVRHEG; encoded by the coding sequence ATGAAACGCACCATGTTATCTGGAAACGAAGCCATCGCCCGGGGTGCCTTCGAAGCCGGGGTCAAGGTCGCATCGGCCTATCCCGGTACACCGAGTACGGAAATCCTGGAAAATATTGCACGATATTCCACTATCGATGCGTCCTGGGCGCCTAATGAAAAGGTGGCACTGGAGGTCGGCATCGGTGCATCCTTTGGTGGCGGAAGAGCGCTCGTGGCCATGAAGCACGTTGGCGTCAATGTGGCTGCCGATCCACTGTTCACGCTTTCCTATACCGGCGTGCGCGGCGGCCTGGTCCTTGTAACGGCCGACGACCCCGAACTGCATTCCTCCCAAAACGAACAAGATAACCGTAATTACGCCAAGTTTGCGAAAATCCCCATGTTCGAACCTTCGGACAGTCAGGAAGCGCTCGATTTTACCCGGCTCGCCCTGGAAGTCAGCGAACGGTTCGATACGCCGGTCATGTTGCGCACCACCACCCGTATTTCCCATTCCAAATCGGTCGTCGAACCGGGCGAGCCTGCGGCCGGACCATCGACTGCAGGCTGTATCGAGAAAAATCCCGCTAAATTCGTCATGCTGCCGGGCAATGCCCGCAAGCGCCACACGGTGGTGGAGGAACGCCTGCGCAGCATGGAAGAGTGGGCTTGCCACCAGTCCTTCAACCGGATCGAGGTCGGCGAGGGGAAAGTCGGCGTTATCACCAGCGGCGTTTCCTACCTTTACGCAAAAGAAATTCTTCCTGACGCCGATATTCTGAAACTCGGGCTGGTCTATCCCCTGCCTAAGCAGCTGATTCGGGATTTCGCCAGTCGCTACGACACCCTTTATGTTATTGAAGAGCTCGATCCCTTTATCGAAGAACAGGTCCGGGCTCTGGGGATCGCCGTGCATGGCAAGGATCTGTTGCCCATTTGCGGCGAACTGACGCCGGCACGGTTGAATAAAGCGCTGACCGCCAAGGATGTCCAAAACTATTTCGTACCATCCGAACCATTGCCCAACCGGCCTCCCAATATGTGCCCTGGCTGTCCTCATCGCAGCATCTTTTACAGCCTGAACCGGCTCAAGGCTTTTGTTACTGGTGATATCGGCTGTTATACGCTCGGTTTCATGGAGCCCCTTTCCGCCATGGATACCTGCATCTGCATGGGCGCCAGCATCGGCAATGCCACGGGGATGACCAAAGTTCTTGATCCGGAAGAGGCCCGGCGGGTGGTTGCGGTAATCGGTGATTCCACCTTCCTGCATACCGGCATCAACGGTTTGATGGATATGGTTTACAACAAATCGACCGCCACGGTTCTGATCCTGGATAATCGCATTACCGCCATGACCGGGCGTCAGGAAAACCCCGGTTCCGGCTACACCCTGATGGGAGAGGAAACCACGCGCATCGATCTTGAGGCCTTGTGCCGCAGTGTCGGCGTGAAGCATGTCACCGTGATCGATCCCTACGACATCGAACACACCCGCAACGTTATCAAAACCGAAATGCAGCGTCCCGAGGTTTCGGTTGTCATCGCCCGGCGACCCTGTATGCTGGTCAAACGTGACCCGGTGAAGCGGCAACCCTCCCTGGCTGTCGATGCGGACAAATGCACCGGTTGCAGGGCCTGTCTCCAGCTTGGTTGCCCGGCCATCGAATGGCAACCGGATGCCGGCGATAAGGGCAAGGCGGTCATCAATCCGCTACTGTGTTGTGGATGCGGCCTGTGTTCCCAGATGTGCCATTTTGACGCCATAGGAGTCCGTCATGAAGGATAA
- a CDS encoding PhoU domain-containing protein, with the protein MLQKEITDFLVNLSQKSITQDMSRDVASMMHMVNDLERVGDHCEMLWRLIGRLRELKLPFSSVAWQEVEELAGKTRDFLAFVVDALDRNDASIKPIAVTMVTAIDELEDTLRNNHIARLNTGECSVQQGLIFIDMLQGFSKVGSHAFNVGRAVVGER; encoded by the coding sequence TTGCTGCAAAAGGAGATAACGGATTTCCTGGTAAACCTCTCGCAGAAATCCATTACCCAGGACATGTCCCGCGATGTCGCTTCCATGATGCACATGGTCAACGATCTCGAACGGGTTGGCGACCATTGTGAAATGTTGTGGCGCCTGATCGGACGATTGCGTGAGTTGAAATTGCCCTTTTCCTCCGTCGCCTGGCAGGAGGTCGAGGAACTGGCGGGGAAAACCCGGGACTTTCTGGCGTTTGTGGTCGATGCTCTCGATCGAAACGATGCCAGCATCAAACCCATTGCCGTAACCATGGTAACCGCCATCGACGAACTTGAGGATACCCTTCGCAACAACCATATCGCACGCCTGAATACCGGAGAATGCTCCGTGCAGCAAGGATTGATTTTCATCGATATGCTGCAGGGGTTTTCCAAGGTCGGCAGCCATGCGTTTAATGTGGGCAGGGCTGTTGTGGGAGAACGCTAA